The proteins below come from a single Kitasatospora sp. NBC_00315 genomic window:
- a CDS encoding Prokaryotic metallothionein, with protein MAVCDVCRNDYWLAFEVKTITGDTYTFDSFECAMQKLAPRCEQCEVRIIGHGVEVSGRFFCCANCARVNGGLGEQIRDAVGSHPA; from the coding sequence ATGGCGGTCTGCGACGTGTGCAGGAACGACTACTGGCTGGCCTTCGAGGTGAAGACGATCACCGGCGACACCTACACCTTCGACAGCTTCGAGTGCGCGATGCAGAAGCTCGCGCCACGGTGCGAGCAGTGCGAGGTCCGGATCATCGGGCACGGCGTGGAGGTTTCCGGACGGTTCTTCTGCTGCGCCAACTGCGCCCGGGTCAACGGCGGGCTCGGCGAGCAGATCCGCGACGCCGTCGGCTCCCACCCCGCCTGA
- a CDS encoding ACT domain-containing protein, protein MAGERDLAKLLGGMRPVLNPGRYVYCTLPARVPPGMRPVVTVTEPEGVTVVVPQEEADSLGLRYEYVAAWITLQIHSALEAVGLTAAVAECLAQAGISCNVVAGFHHDHLFVTADDADRAVRALEELAAGH, encoded by the coding sequence ATGGCCGGTGAACGAGATCTCGCGAAACTGCTCGGTGGAATGCGCCCCGTGCTCAACCCGGGCCGCTACGTCTACTGCACCCTCCCGGCGAGGGTGCCCCCCGGGATGCGCCCGGTGGTGACGGTCACCGAGCCGGAGGGCGTCACGGTGGTGGTGCCGCAGGAGGAGGCCGACTCGCTCGGCCTGCGCTACGAGTACGTGGCCGCCTGGATCACCCTGCAGATCCACTCCGCGCTGGAGGCCGTCGGCCTCACCGCCGCCGTGGCGGAATGCCTGGCGCAGGCGGGCATCAGCTGCAACGTGGTGGCGGGCTTCCATCACGACCACCTGTTCGTCACGGCCGACGACGCCGACCGGGCGGTGCGGGCCCTGGAGGAACTGGCGGCCGGACACTGA
- a CDS encoding PadR family transcriptional regulator: protein MRPGNPYRKQEEGGRGGGRRGRGPEFGDIPGEGFEGRRAFGAFGPPFGGGGPGGPGFPGRPPGGPFGGPFGHGHGGRGHGGPRGRRGGRARRGDVRASLLALLKERPMHGYEMIAEIGERTGGAWRPSPGSIYPTLQLLEEEGLITAQEVAGKRLVSLTEAGRALAEAGADEPWAEAGREVDWEAVQEVGQALGAVDAAIRQVMTTGTPEQRTKGLAVLTEARKKLYLILAEDA from the coding sequence ATGCGCCCCGGAAACCCGTACAGGAAGCAAGAGGAAGGCGGACGCGGCGGAGGCCGTCGTGGCCGTGGCCCGGAGTTCGGTGACATCCCCGGTGAGGGGTTCGAGGGGCGGCGCGCCTTCGGGGCGTTCGGACCGCCCTTCGGTGGAGGCGGGCCCGGCGGACCGGGCTTTCCCGGCCGACCGCCCGGCGGCCCGTTCGGTGGCCCGTTCGGCCACGGGCACGGCGGCCGGGGCCACGGCGGCCCGCGTGGCCGGCGTGGTGGGCGGGCCCGGCGTGGGGACGTGCGTGCCTCGCTGCTGGCGCTGCTCAAGGAACGGCCGATGCACGGCTACGAGATGATCGCCGAGATCGGCGAGCGCACCGGCGGGGCGTGGCGCCCCAGCCCCGGTTCGATCTACCCGACGCTCCAGTTGCTGGAGGAGGAGGGGCTGATCACGGCGCAGGAGGTGGCCGGCAAGCGGCTGGTCTCGCTCACCGAGGCGGGGCGGGCCCTGGCCGAGGCCGGCGCCGACGAGCCCTGGGCCGAGGCCGGCCGCGAGGTCGACTGGGAGGCCGTCCAGGAGGTCGGGCAGGCGCTCGGCGCGGTGGACGCCGCGATCCGGCAGGTGATGACCACCGGGACCCCGGAGCAGCGCACCAAGGGTCTGGCCGTCCTCACCGAGGCCCGGAAGAAGCTCTATCTGATCCTCGCCGAGGATGCCTGA
- a CDS encoding bifunctional DNA primase/polymerase, with translation MEAGSRWTTWWQKRERQRDRTVPSDSPAARLDQLLGAQRAGFPLAPAAHPAGYRCSCDRVGCPAPAQHPVSFAWQTQATTDPEQLAHWLSRDPQANFITATGRAHDVLDVPAEAGVLALARLMELGVDGPVAAVGADRYLFFTATRGTPIDEDEWWPSVLDSTPDTMSEHPGLRWHCRGSYTLLPPAALPDGSEVRWLRGPEQPLPDALRVLDVLTDACTEVGAVAEEQWLIG, from the coding sequence ATGGAAGCCGGCAGTAGGTGGACCACCTGGTGGCAGAAGCGCGAACGTCAGCGGGACCGTACGGTTCCGTCGGACAGCCCCGCCGCCCGACTGGATCAGCTGCTCGGCGCCCAGCGCGCCGGTTTCCCGCTCGCACCCGCCGCGCACCCGGCCGGGTACCGATGTTCCTGCGACCGGGTCGGCTGTCCGGCCCCCGCGCAGCACCCGGTCTCCTTCGCCTGGCAGACGCAGGCGACGACCGACCCCGAGCAGCTCGCCCACTGGCTCTCCCGTGACCCGCAGGCGAACTTCATCACCGCCACGGGCCGCGCGCACGACGTTCTGGACGTCCCCGCCGAGGCCGGTGTGCTGGCCCTCGCCAGGCTCATGGAGCTCGGCGTCGATGGGCCGGTCGCGGCCGTCGGCGCCGACCGCTACCTCTTCTTCACCGCCACCCGCGGCACCCCGATCGACGAGGACGAGTGGTGGCCCAGCGTCCTGGACTCCACGCCCGACACCATGTCCGAGCACCCCGGCCTGCGCTGGCACTGCCGCGGCTCCTACACCCTGCTCCCGCCGGCCGCCCTGCCGGACGGCTCGGAGGTGCGCTGGCTGCGCGGCCCCGAGCAGCCCCTGCCGGACGCCCTGCGGGTGCTCGACGTGCTCACGGACGCCTGCACCGAAGTCGGCGCCGTGGCCGAGGAGCAGTGGCTGATCGGCTGA
- the map gene encoding type I methionyl aminopeptidase produces the protein MALVPGIQSPTRKVPAHIARPEYVGRPGPAPYTGPEVQSTETIEKMRIASRIAAQAMEEAAKLISPGVTTDALDAVAHEYMCDHDAYPSDLGYRGFPKSICTSVNEVICHGIPDSTVLQDGDIVNIDATAFIHGVHGDLNATYLCGDVDEESRLLVERTRESLNRAIKAVRPGRQINVIGRVIESYAKRFDYGVVRDFTGHGINTSFHSGLIVPHYDSERATEVIKPGMTFTIEPMLTLGTYDYEIWEDGWTVVTKDRKRTAQFEHTLVVTADGAEVLTLP, from the coding sequence ATGGCTCTCGTACCCGGTATCCAGTCACCCACCCGCAAGGTTCCGGCGCACATCGCCCGTCCCGAGTACGTCGGCCGGCCGGGGCCGGCGCCGTACACCGGGCCCGAGGTGCAGAGCACCGAGACGATCGAGAAGATGCGGATCGCGAGCCGGATCGCCGCGCAGGCGATGGAGGAGGCCGCGAAGCTGATCTCCCCGGGTGTCACCACCGACGCGCTGGACGCCGTCGCGCACGAGTACATGTGCGACCACGACGCGTACCCGTCGGACCTCGGCTACCGGGGGTTCCCGAAGTCGATCTGCACCTCGGTCAACGAGGTCATCTGCCACGGCATCCCGGACTCGACCGTCCTTCAGGACGGGGACATCGTCAACATCGACGCCACCGCGTTCATCCACGGTGTGCACGGCGACCTCAACGCCACCTACCTCTGCGGTGACGTGGACGAGGAGTCCCGGCTGCTGGTCGAGCGCACCCGTGAGTCGCTGAACCGGGCGATCAAGGCCGTCAGGCCCGGCCGTCAGATCAACGTGATCGGGCGGGTCATCGAGTCGTACGCCAAGCGCTTCGACTACGGCGTGGTCCGGGACTTCACCGGGCACGGCATCAACACGTCGTTCCACTCCGGCCTGATCGTCCCGCACTACGACAGCGAGCGGGCCACCGAGGTGATCAAGCCGGGGATGACCTTCACCATCGAGCCGATGCTCACCCTCGGGACGTACGACTACGAGATCTGGGAGGACGGCTGGACCGTCGTCACCAAGGACCGCAAGCGCACGGCGCAGTTCGAGCACACCCTGGTCGTGACGGCCGACGGCGCCGAGGTGCTGACCCTCCCCTGA
- a CDS encoding MFS transporter, whose amino-acid sequence MNDDPPHPGRTATGGRLRSLLRGLRPDLAPWRSSRDFRLLWSAGCVTTFGSFLTYVAVPMQIKELTGSYLAVGLIGAVELLPLIAFGLWGGALADALDRRKLVLASEAGLGLLSALLLLNALLPTPVLWPIYLVTGLVAALDGLQRPALDTLTPRIVEHDQMTAAFALNSLYRSAGSILGPALAGLIVAFAGVQTAYALDVLTFAVSLLLLARMRAVPPPTGAEKPSLAGIAAGLRYARSRPELLGTYVVDICAMLFAFPNAIFPFLADDLHAHWALGLMYGASAVGSLAVSATSGWTSRVHRHGRMVVLAALGWGAAMAGAGLVGNIWPVLLLLAVAGGADNVSGLGRSTMWNQSIPDGLRGRLAGVELLSYSVGPQLGQVRVGAMAGLVGVRGSIWAGGLACVVGVVALAAALPELLAYDARTDPHTAAVRDARERRPKPAPEPVG is encoded by the coding sequence GTGAACGACGATCCCCCTCATCCCGGCCGGACCGCCACCGGCGGACGGCTGCGCTCGCTGCTCCGGGGCCTGCGCCCCGACCTCGCACCGTGGCGCTCCTCCCGGGACTTCCGGCTGCTGTGGAGCGCCGGGTGCGTCACCACCTTCGGCAGCTTCCTGACCTACGTCGCCGTGCCGATGCAGATCAAGGAGCTCACCGGCTCCTACCTCGCGGTCGGCCTGATCGGCGCGGTCGAGCTGCTCCCGCTGATCGCCTTCGGTCTCTGGGGCGGCGCGCTCGCCGACGCGCTGGACCGTCGCAAGCTGGTGCTCGCCTCGGAGGCCGGACTCGGCCTGCTCTCCGCGCTGCTGCTGCTCAACGCCCTGCTGCCGACGCCGGTGCTCTGGCCGATATACCTGGTCACGGGCCTGGTCGCGGCGCTGGACGGCCTGCAGCGCCCGGCCCTGGACACCCTCACCCCGCGGATCGTCGAACACGACCAGATGACCGCCGCGTTCGCGCTCAACTCGCTCTACCGCAGCGCCGGCTCGATCCTCGGCCCGGCCCTGGCCGGACTGATCGTGGCCTTCGCCGGCGTGCAGACCGCGTACGCGCTCGACGTGCTGACCTTCGCCGTCTCCCTGCTGCTGCTCGCCCGAATGCGGGCGGTACCGCCGCCGACCGGCGCCGAGAAGCCCTCGCTGGCCGGCATCGCCGCCGGGCTGCGCTACGCCCGCAGCCGTCCCGAACTGCTCGGCACGTACGTGGTGGACATCTGCGCGATGCTGTTCGCCTTCCCCAACGCGATCTTCCCCTTCCTCGCCGACGACCTGCACGCGCACTGGGCCCTGGGCCTGATGTACGGGGCGTCCGCGGTCGGCTCGCTGGCGGTCTCGGCGACCAGCGGCTGGACCTCCCGGGTGCACCGGCACGGACGGATGGTGGTGCTCGCCGCCCTCGGCTGGGGCGCCGCGATGGCCGGGGCGGGCCTGGTCGGGAACATCTGGCCGGTACTGCTCCTGCTCGCCGTCGCGGGCGGCGCCGACAACGTCAGCGGCCTCGGGCGCTCCACGATGTGGAACCAGTCCATCCCGGACGGGCTGCGCGGGCGCCTCGCCGGGGTGGAGCTGCTCAGTTACTCGGTCGGCCCCCAGCTGGGCCAGGTCAGGGTGGGCGCGATGGCCGGGCTGGTCGGGGTCCGCGGCTCGATCTGGGCGGGCGGACTGGCCTGCGTGGTCGGTGTGGTCGCGCTGGCGGCGGCCCTGCCCGAGCTGCTCGCCTACGACGCCCGGACGGACCCGCACACCGCGGCCGTACGGGACGCGCGTGAGCGGCGGCCGAAGCCGGCCCCGGAGCCGGTGGGCTGA
- the npdG gene encoding NADPH-dependent F420 reductase: MTSLDSATNPAHDLPDVSGLVVGVLGGTGDQGRGLAYRLAKAGQQVIIGSRTAERAAAAAAELGLGVRGADNATTARESDVVIVAVPWDGHAATLAALREELAGKIVVDCVNPLGFDKQGAYALKPEEGSAAQQAAALLPDSRVTAAFHHLSAVLLQDASIAEIDTDVMVLGEERAATDVVQALAARIPGMRGVFAGRLRNAHQVESLVANLISVNRRYKAHAGLRVTDV; encoded by the coding sequence ATGACTTCCCTCGATTCAGCGACGAACCCCGCCCACGACCTGCCCGACGTCTCCGGTCTCGTCGTGGGTGTCCTGGGCGGCACCGGCGACCAGGGCCGGGGGCTGGCCTACCGGCTGGCCAAGGCCGGCCAGCAGGTGATCATCGGCTCCCGTACGGCCGAGCGCGCCGCGGCCGCGGCGGCCGAGCTCGGCCTCGGCGTACGCGGCGCGGACAACGCGACCACCGCCCGCGAGAGCGACGTGGTGATCGTCGCGGTGCCGTGGGACGGGCACGCGGCCACCCTGGCGGCGCTGCGCGAGGAGCTGGCCGGGAAGATCGTGGTGGACTGCGTCAACCCGCTCGGCTTCGACAAGCAGGGCGCGTACGCCCTCAAGCCGGAGGAGGGCAGCGCCGCCCAGCAGGCCGCCGCCCTGCTGCCGGACTCCCGGGTCACCGCCGCGTTCCACCACCTCTCGGCGGTTCTGCTGCAGGACGCCTCGATCGCGGAGATCGACACCGACGTGATGGTGCTCGGCGAGGAGCGCGCCGCCACCGACGTCGTACAGGCGCTCGCCGCCCGGATTCCCGGCATGCGCGGCGTCTTCGCCGGCCGGCTGCGCAACGCCCACCAGGTGGAGTCGCTGGTGGCCAACCTGATCTCGGTCAACCGCCGCTACAAGGCGCACGCCGGGCTGCGCGTCACCGACGTGTGA
- a CDS encoding site-2 protease family protein: MTFAETRRARSEDRRISPVFWVLLAVLGTSGWAVWSGYGGDPGVGVFLFVISGWMVSLCLHEYGHARTALHGGDTTIGAKGYLTLNPLKYTNVLFSFVLPVVFVIMGGIGLPGGAVYIERHRIRGRLRHSLISAAGPLVNVVFAAVLLTVVGAGWFEAQQSHAYQDGPPMLHSAMSGALAYLAMFQVSAALLNLLPVPGLDGYGIVEPWLSPGAKRAVEPFAPYGMLAVFALLWQPQVNRFFFDAVYAVTGLFGVGTDYIATGEYLFRFWSH; this comes from the coding sequence ATGACCTTCGCCGAAACGCGGCGCGCGCGCAGCGAGGACCGCCGGATCAGCCCGGTGTTCTGGGTGCTGCTGGCCGTGCTGGGCACCTCCGGCTGGGCCGTCTGGTCGGGCTACGGCGGCGACCCCGGCGTCGGCGTCTTCCTGTTCGTGATCTCGGGCTGGATGGTCTCGCTCTGCCTGCACGAGTACGGGCACGCCCGCACCGCGCTGCACGGCGGGGACACCACGATCGGCGCGAAGGGGTATCTCACCCTCAACCCGCTGAAGTACACCAACGTGCTGTTCAGCTTCGTGCTGCCGGTGGTCTTCGTGATCATGGGCGGCATCGGCCTGCCCGGCGGAGCGGTGTACATCGAGCGCCACCGCATCCGGGGCCGGCTCAGGCACAGCCTGATCTCGGCGGCCGGCCCGCTGGTGAACGTGGTGTTCGCGGCCGTCCTGCTGACGGTCGTGGGGGCCGGCTGGTTCGAGGCGCAGCAGAGCCACGCCTACCAGGACGGCCCGCCGATGCTGCACTCGGCGATGTCCGGCGCGCTGGCGTACCTGGCGATGTTCCAGGTCAGCGCGGCGCTGCTGAACCTGCTGCCGGTGCCCGGGCTCGACGGCTACGGGATCGTCGAGCCCTGGCTGTCACCGGGGGCCAAACGGGCGGTCGAGCCGTTCGCCCCGTACGGGATGCTGGCGGTCTTCGCCCTGCTCTGGCAGCCGCAGGTGAACCGGTTCTTCTTCGACGCGGTCTACGCCGTCACCGGCCTGTTCGGCGTGGGCACCGACTACATCGCGACCGGCGAATACCTCTTCCGGTTCTGGAGTCACTGA
- a CDS encoding BTAD domain-containing putative transcriptional regulator has product MHYGILGTTTAHHDDGTAVPLGGARLRALLAALALRQGRPVPADLLVEEVWGAEPPQDAAAALQTLVGRLRRTVGRSEIGSGPAGYWLTDPRTDAADFQRLAAEGRRALETAEHARAAEILREALALWRGAPLADLPDRAGPATRLEAQYEQARRARISADLALGRAAEVTAELAGLAEQFPLDEQVQYLLIRALHEGGRGSDALRQYERVRRSLAEELGVDPGAQLRALHGELLNPAAAPPVAQPTAPAPPVAPPTAPPTAPTAAEPVAAPSAASPVQQSAPRGSNLRPRLTSFVGRESDLSALRSALTTGRLTTLTGPGGSGKTRLSVEAGRAELGAGSWPDGVWLAELAPLESPEAVPGAVLSALGLRETVLHTGSKVVEVIEGRSDDPVRRIVEHCGPRRMLIVLDNCEHLIQAAADLADRLLAECPGLTVLATSREPLGVPGESVLPVEPLPDPVALRLLAERAEAARPGFDPATDPAACAEICRRLDGLPLAIELAAARLRVMTPRQIADRLDGRFALLTAGSRTLLPRQQTLRAVVDWSWELLDKRERAVLRRLSTFAGGWTLEDAEAVCSDDAGVPREEVADLILSLVDKSLVVAGLDAGGPPRYWMLETIHEYAAERLAETPDDDVQLRHLRHFRELVRCAELDIHGPQQLRLLGVLEREQDNIRTAMRRAVDLRLEDEALVLVLGMSWYWTLRAYGAEARGWYDAVAALSPDPFAVGAPRPEPLTVDVLEYVPPLPAAVLAESRRQLRLFQLMSLFEGNMEVLDDPEAGELAQRILDVYTPDLPQSYRFPALMRVFASFLAGRLDHMRELLDEAVEGCRVHGRATDLAFVLQIRAKMRNDWPEGAELGILDGEESLELFTRVGDRWGMSQSLAARGESLANQGRSEEAAAAYREAIVLAEELGAPQEVPMLMVQLGNALMPSGLAEAERTIRQALDLVEPGSQAAHGAFLFGHMLLCGLHAERDEYDLAIAELDLLEGSQSLFGSLLPGIVSAMIGCNRGWVVARAGDPQRGLAMLRAGWLELRGVRARAGVFAEQMTVMLVPAAAGVLRAIAEQSGEDGPARRAVTLLAAQAALGGPVSGGHLEQLERDRATRRLREMLGDEAYEAAHAVGSGLSLGETAALLDELGARPPY; this is encoded by the coding sequence GTGCACTACGGCATCCTCGGTACCACCACGGCCCATCACGACGACGGCACAGCGGTCCCCCTGGGGGGTGCCCGGCTGCGCGCGCTGCTCGCCGCACTGGCGCTGCGGCAGGGCCGCCCGGTGCCCGCCGACCTGCTGGTCGAGGAGGTCTGGGGCGCGGAGCCCCCGCAGGACGCGGCCGCGGCGCTACAGACCCTGGTCGGCCGGCTGCGCCGGACCGTCGGCCGGTCCGAGATCGGCTCCGGCCCCGCCGGGTACTGGCTGACCGACCCCCGGACGGACGCCGCGGACTTCCAGCGCCTCGCCGCGGAGGGCCGCCGGGCGCTGGAGACGGCTGAGCACGCCCGGGCCGCCGAGATCCTGCGCGAGGCGCTCGCCCTCTGGCGCGGGGCCCCGCTCGCCGACCTGCCCGACCGGGCCGGCCCGGCCACCCGGCTGGAGGCCCAGTACGAGCAGGCCCGGCGGGCCCGGATCAGTGCCGACCTCGCCCTCGGCCGGGCCGCCGAGGTGACCGCCGAACTCGCCGGACTCGCCGAGCAGTTCCCGCTGGACGAGCAGGTGCAGTACCTGCTGATCCGCGCGTTGCACGAGGGCGGCCGGGGCTCGGACGCGCTGCGCCAGTACGAGCGGGTGCGGCGGTCGCTGGCGGAGGAGCTGGGCGTCGATCCGGGGGCGCAACTGCGCGCTCTGCACGGCGAGTTGTTGAACCCTGCTGCTGCCCCGCCCGTCGCCCAGCCCACCGCCCCCGCCCCGCCCGTCGCCCCGCCCACAGCTCCGCCCACCGCTCCGACCGCTGCGGAGCCGGTCGCGGCCCCTTCGGCCGCGTCGCCCGTCCAGCAGTCGGCCCCGCGCGGCAGCAACCTGCGGCCGAGGCTGACCAGCTTCGTCGGCCGGGAGAGCGATCTGAGCGCCCTGCGGTCCGCCCTGACGACCGGCCGGCTGACCACCCTCACCGGGCCGGGCGGCTCCGGCAAGACCCGCCTCTCGGTGGAGGCGGGCCGGGCCGAACTGGGCGCCGGGAGCTGGCCGGACGGGGTCTGGCTGGCCGAACTGGCCCCACTGGAGAGCCCGGAGGCCGTCCCGGGTGCGGTGCTCTCCGCCCTCGGCCTGCGCGAGACCGTGCTGCACACCGGCAGCAAGGTCGTCGAGGTGATCGAGGGGCGCAGCGACGACCCGGTGCGCCGGATCGTCGAACACTGCGGTCCGCGCCGGATGCTGATCGTCCTGGACAACTGCGAACACCTGATCCAGGCCGCCGCCGACCTCGCCGACCGCCTGCTCGCCGAGTGCCCCGGCCTGACCGTGCTGGCCACCAGCCGGGAGCCGCTCGGCGTGCCCGGGGAGAGCGTCCTGCCGGTGGAGCCGCTGCCCGATCCGGTCGCGCTGCGCCTGCTGGCCGAGCGCGCCGAGGCCGCCCGTCCCGGCTTCGACCCCGCCACCGACCCGGCCGCCTGCGCCGAGATCTGCCGCCGACTCGACGGCCTGCCGCTCGCCATCGAACTCGCCGCCGCCCGACTGAGGGTCATGACGCCCCGTCAGATCGCCGACCGGCTGGACGGACGCTTCGCCCTGCTCACCGCCGGCAGCCGCACCCTGCTGCCCCGCCAGCAGACCCTGCGTGCCGTGGTCGACTGGAGCTGGGAGCTGCTGGACAAGCGCGAGCGCGCCGTGCTGCGCCGCCTGTCGACCTTCGCCGGCGGCTGGACGCTGGAGGACGCCGAGGCGGTCTGCTCCGACGACGCCGGGGTGCCCCGCGAGGAGGTCGCCGACCTGATCCTCTCGCTGGTCGACAAGTCCCTGGTGGTGGCGGGCCTGGACGCGGGCGGCCCGCCCCGCTACTGGATGCTGGAGACCATCCACGAGTACGCGGCGGAGCGTCTGGCCGAGACCCCCGACGACGACGTTCAGCTGCGGCACCTGCGGCACTTCCGGGAGCTGGTCCGGTGCGCCGAGCTCGACATCCACGGCCCGCAGCAACTGCGCCTGCTCGGCGTGCTGGAGCGGGAGCAGGACAACATCCGCACCGCCATGCGCCGGGCGGTCGACCTCCGCCTGGAGGACGAGGCGCTGGTGCTGGTACTGGGGATGAGCTGGTACTGGACCCTGCGCGCCTACGGCGCCGAGGCCCGGGGCTGGTACGACGCCGTCGCCGCCCTGAGCCCGGATCCGTTCGCCGTGGGCGCTCCCCGGCCGGAGCCGCTGACCGTCGACGTCCTCGAGTACGTGCCGCCGCTGCCGGCGGCCGTCCTGGCCGAGAGCCGCCGGCAGTTGAGGCTGTTCCAGCTGATGAGCCTCTTCGAGGGCAACATGGAGGTGCTGGACGACCCGGAGGCCGGCGAGCTGGCCCAGCGGATCCTGGACGTCTACACGCCGGACCTGCCGCAGTCGTACCGGTTCCCGGCCCTGATGCGGGTGTTCGCGTCGTTCCTGGCCGGGCGGCTGGACCACATGCGGGAGCTGCTCGACGAGGCGGTGGAGGGCTGCCGGGTGCACGGCCGGGCCACCGACCTCGCGTTCGTCCTGCAGATCCGCGCCAAGATGCGCAACGACTGGCCGGAGGGCGCGGAGCTGGGGATCCTGGACGGCGAGGAGTCCCTGGAGCTGTTCACCCGGGTGGGCGACCGCTGGGGGATGTCCCAGTCGCTCGCGGCGCGCGGGGAGTCCCTGGCGAACCAGGGCCGGTCCGAGGAGGCGGCCGCCGCGTACCGCGAGGCGATCGTGCTGGCCGAGGAGCTGGGCGCCCCGCAGGAGGTGCCGATGCTCATGGTGCAGCTCGGCAACGCCTTGATGCCGTCCGGTCTGGCCGAGGCCGAGCGGACGATCAGGCAGGCGCTGGATCTCGTCGAGCCCGGCAGCCAGGCGGCCCACGGCGCTTTCCTGTTCGGGCACATGCTGTTGTGCGGGCTGCACGCCGAGCGCGACGAGTACGACCTGGCGATCGCCGAACTCGACCTGCTGGAGGGCTCCCAGAGCCTGTTCGGCTCGCTGCTGCCGGGCATCGTCTCCGCCATGATCGGCTGCAACCGGGGCTGGGTGGTGGCCAGGGCCGGGGATCCGCAGCGCGGTCTGGCCATGCTGCGCGCCGGCTGGCTGGAGCTGCGCGGCGTCCGGGCCCGGGCCGGGGTGTTCGCGGAGCAGATGACGGTGATGCTGGTCCCGGCGGCGGCCGGAGTGCTCCGGGCGATCGCCGAGCAGAGCGGCGAAGACGGCCCCGCCCGGCGGGCCGTCACCCTGCTGGCCGCCCAGGCCGCGCTCGGCGGCCCCGTCTCCGGCGGCCACCTGGAGCAGCTGGAGCGCGATCGCGCCACCCGGCGGCTGCGGGAGATGCTGGGCGACGAGGCGTACGAGGCCGCCCACGCCGTCGGCAGCGGCCTCTCGCTCGGAGAGACCGCCGCCCTGCTGGACGAGCTGGGGGCCCGCCCGCCGTACTGA
- a CDS encoding ABC transporter permease produces MSAATLTPALAPTGADQRIGLRSTVRHVGALTRRNLMRIKADPESMFDAVLMPVIFTVLFVYVFGGAISGGQDAYKQYMIPGLLGQTGITLAMAVGTGLNSDFQTGVMDRFRTLPIGRSAVLLSKIVAETCRALLSFIILIVFALILGFQVKTGPLELLAAVGLSLLFGMSMVWISMLLGMALRSVQAVQGVAMLVIMPLQFGSSIFAPTDSMPGWLQAFTDYNPLSALADACRNLLNGGPLTHSVLIVLVWSFGVTAIFAPLAVARFRKRT; encoded by the coding sequence ATGAGCGCCGCGACCCTGACCCCCGCCCTGGCGCCGACCGGTGCCGACCAGCGCATCGGGCTGCGCTCGACCGTCCGTCACGTCGGCGCGCTGACCCGCCGCAACCTGATGCGCATCAAGGCCGACCCGGAGTCGATGTTCGACGCGGTGCTGATGCCGGTGATCTTCACCGTGCTGTTCGTCTACGTCTTCGGCGGGGCCATCTCCGGCGGCCAGGACGCCTACAAGCAGTACATGATCCCGGGGCTGCTCGGTCAGACCGGGATCACCCTCGCGATGGCCGTCGGCACCGGTCTGAACAGCGACTTCCAGACCGGCGTGATGGACCGCTTCCGGACGCTGCCGATCGGCCGCTCCGCGGTGCTGCTCTCCAAGATCGTCGCGGAGACCTGCCGGGCGCTGCTCTCGTTCATCATCCTGATCGTGTTCGCGCTGATCCTGGGCTTCCAGGTGAAGACCGGCCCGCTGGAACTGCTGGCCGCCGTCGGCCTCTCGCTGCTGTTCGGCATGTCGATGGTGTGGATCTCGATGCTGCTCGGTATGGCACTGCGCAGCGTGCAGGCCGTCCAGGGGGTGGCGATGCTGGTGATCATGCCCCTGCAGTTCGGCAGCTCGATCTTCGCGCCGACCGACTCGATGCCGGGCTGGCTGCAGGCCTTCACCGACTACAACCCGCTCTCGGCACTCGCCGACGCCTGCCGGAACCTGCTCAACGGCGGCCCGCTGACGCACTCGGTGCTCATCGTCCTCGTCTGGTCGTTCGGCGTCACCGCGATCTTCGCGCCGCTGGCGGTGGCCCGGTTCCGCAAGCGGACCTGA